A window from Cryptomeria japonica chromosome 1, Sugi_1.0, whole genome shotgun sequence encodes these proteins:
- the LOC131075722 gene encoding UDP-glycosyltransferase 73C1-like, translating into MVTYPAMGHSIPSLDLARLLASHSLAVSYVTTRTIAQRLRGLMDESRQAADLDIQLVGLSPPKAIEGLPEGRESMDLLPRKSSLVVHSFVESLREPFERWLEEQGSRGPVCIFSDMCIDWTVQSAERFGNISVIFAPCGAFGTSVFHAICGCITANTLRKEGDSVIIDGILSSAVKFSKEQMPERFLQPDPADMGIRFLMGKMQSVSKCWGMLVNTFDNLEPRYHTHLKKNNKWLTPLVCCSRSSFRMYCWSEGENIRH; encoded by the coding sequence ATGGTGACCTATCCTGCAATGGGGCATAGCATCCCATCTCTTGACTTAGCCAGATTGCTCGCTTCACACTCTCTCGCCGTCAGTTATGTCACCACTCGCACCATAGCGCAGCGTCTACGAGGTCTCATGGACGAATCCCGCCAAGCCGCTGATCTGGATATTCAGCTTGTCGGTCTAAGTCCTCCCAAAGCTATTGAAGGTCTGCCTGAGGGACGCGAGAGTATGGATCTTCTGCCACGGAAATCTTCACTTGTCGTTCATTCATTCGTCGAGAGCCTTCGCGAGCCCTTCGAACGGTGGCTCGAAGAGCAGGGCAGTCGTGGACCCGTGTGCATATTCAGCGACATGTGCATCGACTGGACTGTTCAATCTGCAGAGAGATTTGGAAATATTAGTGTCATTTTTGCACCATGTGGGGCTTTTGGGACCTCTGTATTTCACGCCATCTGCGGCTGCATAACCGCAAACACGCTGCGAAAGGAGGGCGATAGTGTTATAATCGATGGTATTTTATCATCTGCAGTGAAATTTTCCAAGGAACAGATGCCTGAGAGATTTCTTCAACCAGATCCAGCCGACATGGGTATAAGGTTTTTAATGGGGAAGATGCAGTCAGTTAGTAAATGCTGGGGAATGCTCGTCAACACGTTCGACAACCTCGAGCCTCGTTATCATACGCActtgaaaaaaaataataaatggtTAACCCCTTTGGTCTGTTGCTCCCGTAGTTCCTTTAGAATGTATTGCTGGTCAGAGGGGGAAAACATCAGACATTAG